In one Pseudarthrobacter oxydans genomic region, the following are encoded:
- a CDS encoding NAD(P)-dependent alcohol dehydrogenase, translating into MTTVKAYASPSSTEDLIPTTIERREVGPNDVLIEIKFAGICHSDIHTVRGDWGPQQYPLVPGHEIAGVVTQVGPAVTRHAVGDRVGVGCMVNSCKECANCLKGEEQYCLKGNVGTYGAVDRDGTVTQGGYSTHVVVTEDFVVRIPEGIELDAAAPLLCAGITTYSPLRHWGAGPGKKVAVVGLGGLGHMAVKLAHAMGAEVTVLSQSLKKQEDGLKLGADHYFATSDENTFADLAGSFDLIINTVSASIDISSYLQLLTLDGALVNVGAPAEPLPVNAFALIMGRRSFAGSMIGGIRETQEMLDFCAEHGLGAEIEVIPAEKINEAYERVLASDVRYRFVIDTATL; encoded by the coding sequence ATGACCACCGTCAAGGCTTACGCATCCCCGTCCTCGACTGAGGACCTCATTCCCACCACCATCGAACGCCGCGAAGTCGGCCCCAACGACGTCCTGATCGAGATCAAGTTCGCCGGCATCTGCCACTCGGACATCCACACGGTCCGCGGCGACTGGGGCCCGCAGCAGTACCCGCTGGTTCCCGGCCACGAGATCGCGGGCGTCGTCACCCAGGTAGGGCCCGCCGTCACCCGGCACGCCGTGGGCGACCGCGTCGGCGTCGGCTGCATGGTCAACTCCTGCAAGGAGTGCGCCAACTGCCTGAAGGGCGAGGAACAGTACTGCCTCAAGGGCAACGTCGGCACCTATGGCGCCGTGGACCGCGACGGCACCGTCACCCAGGGCGGCTACTCCACCCATGTCGTGGTGACCGAAGACTTCGTGGTCCGGATTCCCGAGGGAATCGAACTCGACGCCGCCGCGCCGCTGCTCTGCGCGGGCATCACCACCTACTCACCGCTGCGCCACTGGGGTGCGGGACCCGGCAAGAAGGTTGCCGTCGTCGGGCTCGGCGGGCTCGGCCACATGGCCGTCAAGCTTGCCCACGCGATGGGCGCCGAGGTGACCGTGCTGTCCCAGTCGCTCAAGAAGCAGGAGGACGGCCTCAAGCTGGGCGCCGACCACTACTTCGCCACCAGCGATGAAAACACCTTCGCCGACCTGGCCGGCAGCTTCGACCTGATCATCAACACCGTCAGCGCCTCGATCGACATCAGCTCCTACCTGCAGCTGCTCACCCTCGACGGCGCGCTGGTGAACGTCGGCGCCCCCGCGGAGCCGCTCCCGGTCAACGCGTTCGCGCTCATCATGGGCCGCCGCTCCTTTGCCGGTTCCATGATCGGCGGCATCCGCGAAACGCAGGAGATGCTGGACTTCTGCGCCGAGCACGGCCTCGGCGCGGAGATCGAGGTCATCCCCGCGGAGAAGATCAACGAGGCCTACGAGCGCGTCCTCGCCTCGGACGTCCGCTACCGCTTCGTGATCGACACCGCCACCCTCTAA
- a CDS encoding type II CAAX prenyl endopeptidase Rce1 family protein gives MRQQPQAQADAAVAGAGQPAAASLSLLPAALVSASGFLLFAWQDRLSGFLLLAAALAVAGFISRRLLVDLALIGVGLTAMSLVPITTDISTEHMAVMGTAMILAVGIPYSVSRFVTKDHAIRFPIRTGTPWTRAEKWYLPAVLVIGYALMPVYMIRTGVYNNWPAVSDPDGIIRLFLGTNVLGIWDELFFICTAFTLLRRHLPDWQANLLQAVLFTSFLWELGFHAWAPFFIFPFALLQARLFTVTKSLSYIVSVHLLFDFVLFLVLIHAHNREWISIFLY, from the coding sequence ATGAGGCAGCAACCACAAGCGCAAGCGGACGCCGCTGTGGCGGGCGCTGGACAGCCGGCCGCGGCGTCACTTTCCTTGCTCCCGGCGGCCCTTGTGTCGGCATCGGGCTTCCTGCTCTTCGCATGGCAGGACCGCCTTTCCGGATTCCTGCTTTTGGCGGCCGCGCTGGCCGTGGCCGGCTTCATCAGCCGCCGCCTCCTGGTTGACCTTGCCCTGATCGGAGTTGGACTGACGGCCATGAGCCTGGTCCCCATCACCACGGACATCAGCACCGAGCACATGGCGGTGATGGGAACGGCCATGATCCTGGCCGTCGGCATCCCCTATTCTGTCTCGAGGTTCGTCACGAAGGACCACGCCATCCGGTTCCCGATCAGGACCGGAACGCCGTGGACGCGCGCCGAAAAATGGTACCTGCCGGCTGTCCTGGTGATCGGCTATGCCCTGATGCCCGTGTACATGATCCGCACCGGCGTCTACAACAACTGGCCCGCAGTGAGCGACCCGGACGGCATTATCCGGCTCTTCCTGGGGACGAACGTGCTGGGCATCTGGGACGAGCTCTTCTTCATCTGCACCGCGTTCACCCTGCTGCGCCGGCACCTCCCGGACTGGCAGGCAAACCTGCTGCAGGCGGTGCTGTTCACGTCCTTCCTCTGGGAACTGGGCTTCCACGCCTGGGCACCCTTCTTCATCTTCCCGTTTGCCCTGCTGCAGGCCCGGCTGTTCACGGTCACCAAGTCGCTGTCCTACATTGTGAGCGTCCACCTGCTGTTCGACTTTGTCCTGTTCCTGGTGCTGATCCACGCGCACAACCGCGAGTGGATCAGCATTTTCCTGTACTGA
- a CDS encoding nitronate monooxygenase, whose protein sequence is MAGGPSTPELAAAVSTAGGLGFLAAGYKTAAAVKAEIGTTRQLTDGPFGVNVFVPQPSMISPQALDRYALSLAPEAERLGAALGDPRHDDDDWDAKLDVLLEEAPAVVSFTFDLPDPAVVAALQERGVCVIGTVTSRPEALRAVDAGIDALCVQGPEAGGHRGTFDTARRPEDESLHGLLEELADLQVPLIAAGGIATGDDARAALARGAVAVQAGTAFLRADEAGTKAAHRTALASGRFTTTSVTRSFSGRNARGLYNEFMRRHDGEAPYGYPEIHHLTAPLRAAAAAAGDPDSMSLWAGTGFRHTVEGPAAKILAVLRP, encoded by the coding sequence ATGGCAGGCGGGCCGTCCACCCCGGAACTGGCCGCGGCGGTAAGTACGGCAGGAGGACTTGGCTTCCTTGCGGCAGGCTACAAAACCGCCGCAGCCGTGAAGGCGGAGATCGGGACCACCCGTCAGCTGACCGACGGGCCCTTCGGCGTCAACGTGTTCGTCCCGCAGCCCTCGATGATCAGTCCCCAGGCACTGGACCGGTACGCACTGTCCCTGGCGCCGGAGGCGGAACGCCTGGGCGCCGCCCTCGGCGATCCGCGTCACGACGACGACGATTGGGACGCCAAGTTGGACGTCCTGCTGGAGGAGGCGCCCGCCGTCGTCTCCTTCACTTTCGATCTTCCGGACCCAGCCGTGGTCGCCGCCCTGCAGGAGCGGGGCGTCTGCGTCATCGGCACAGTGACCTCACGGCCTGAGGCACTCCGGGCAGTTGATGCAGGCATTGATGCACTCTGCGTGCAGGGGCCCGAAGCCGGCGGACACCGCGGCACCTTTGACACCGCCAGGCGGCCTGAGGATGAATCCCTGCACGGCCTGCTTGAGGAATTGGCGGATCTCCAGGTGCCGCTGATAGCGGCCGGCGGAATCGCCACGGGAGACGACGCCCGGGCCGCACTCGCCCGCGGAGCTGTGGCGGTCCAGGCCGGAACAGCCTTCCTGCGCGCCGACGAGGCCGGCACCAAGGCGGCCCACCGGACGGCCCTGGCCTCCGGGCGCTTCACCACCACCTCGGTCACCCGATCCTTCTCGGGGCGGAACGCCCGCGGACTCTACAACGAATTCATGCGCCGCCACGATGGCGAGGCCCCCTACGGATATCCGGAGATCCACCACCTCACCGCTCCCCTGCGCGCCGCGGCCGCTGCTGCCGGGGATCCGGATTCCATGAGCCTGTGGGCGGGAACGGGTTTTAGGCACACGGTCGAAGGCCCCGCGGCAAAAATCCTCGCAGTCCTGCGGCCCTGA